One Nocardia huaxiensis genomic window, AGAGGCCGGTGAAGTGTGGCTGGCCGCCGAACACGAGAGCGACGAATCCCTCGCCGAGGAAATCTCCCAGCTGCTGTATTGGGTGCAGGTGCTGATGGTGGGCCGCGGACTGCGGCTCGAGGACGTGTACCGACATCTGTGACGAAACGACGCTGTACCGCACAACCCGTGCGGCCCGCCCCGTCCCGTCCACCGATGTCTTCCTCGCGTCCCCCATCCCGTCCCGAAAGGACACCCTATGCTCCGCGTCGCCGTACCCAATAAGGGCTCGCTGTCCGAAGCGGCCGTCAACATCCTCGCCGAGGCCGGTTACCGCGGCCGCAAGGACGCCCGCGATCTGAGCGTCCTCGACCCGGCCAACCAGGTGGAGTTCTTCTTCCTGCGGCCCAAGGACATTGCCATCTACGTCGGCTCCGGTGAGCTGGATCTCGGCATCACCGGCCGCGACCTCGCGCTGGATTCCGGTGCGCCCGTGCAGGAACGCCTGTCGCTGGGCTTCGGCCGCTCCACCTTCCGCTACGCCGCCCCCGCCGGGCCGGACTGGAAGGTCGAGGACCTCTACGACAAGCGCATCGCGACCTCCTACCCGAACCTGGTGCTCTCGGATCTGCAGCGCCGCGGCATCCAGGCCGAGGTGATCCGCCTCGACGGCGCGGTCGAGATCTCCATTCAGCTCGGCGTGGCCGATGCCATCGCCGACGTGGTCGGCTCCGGCCGCACCCTGCGCCAGCACAACCTGGTCCCCTTCGGCGAATCCCTGTGCGACAGCGAGGGAGTCCTCATCGAGGCCAAGGGCGCCGACCAGAAGGACAAGGCCCGCAATCAGCTGGTCGCCCGCGTCCAGGGCGTGGTCTTCGCCCAGCAGTACCTCATGCTGGACTACGACTGCCCCAAGTCGCTGCTCGAAGAGGCGATCAAGATCACGCCCGGTCTGGAGTCGCCGACCGTCTCCCCGCTCACCGATCCCGAGTGGGTGGCCATCCGCGCCCTGGTGCCGCGCAAGAACGGCAACGAGCTCATGGACCAGCTCGCCGACCTCGGCGCGAAAGCCATCCTGGCCACCGACATCCGGTCCTGCCGCGCGTTCTGACCCAGGCGCACTGCATAACCTCGACTCGCCGCCGCACAGCCTGAATTCCCGGCCGTGTGGCGGCGAATTGCGTTGTGCGGTCCGGCGACCGCGCTGCGGCGGGCGGGCTGGTGGGGAGCGGTGGTGGTGTTCGGATACGCTTCCGGCTGGTTTCGAGAAGAAAGTTCGATATGAGTGAATTGCGGGGGGAGCGCGGGGTCATGCCCGCGGCATCCGACGTGCAGCACCGGCCGGGGACGCCTCGAGGTGTAAAGCTGTGGCGGCGTATCGGTTTGGCTGTTGCGATGGTGGCCGTCGTGGCAGGCGTCGTGGTCGCGGTGTCGGTGGGCAAGGACGAGGCGGCCGAGACCGCGCCGCAGACGGCCGTCAGCACCACTTCCGCTGCCCCGGTGATCTCGCCGCTGGACTCCTTCGCCTGGGATCCGTGCGGGTATTTCAGCCCGGAGATGTATTCCGATGTGGCCGATACGGATCCGGCCACCGGCAAGCCGCGCGTGCAGATCAACCCGAATGGATTCGACGACTGCGAAGTCCACATCGCTCTGCCAGGCGAGCGCTACAGCGAACTGCTCGTCTCCTCGCACAACAACCAGACCCCGCCGCCGTCGGACACTTACGCGAACGCCGAACGGTTTTCCATTGTCGCCGAAGGTGATTGGTCGGTGGTCACGCAACGCGAGCCGTTGCAGGGCAGTTGTCTGCGCGCGGTGTACTCGGCACGCAGTTTGATCTGGATCCAGACCTCGTTGTCGCGGGATCAGCAAGGGCTCGACATCGATGTCTGCGAGCTGGTCGAGCGTGCCTCGAATACGCTGCGGTCCGCGCTGCGCACGGCGACGGTGCCGCAACTGGCGCTGCCGTCCGGGTCGCTCGGACGGGTGGACATGTGCTCGGTCCTGACTGATGCCGAGGTGACCAATACGGTCGCATTACCGGGCTGGACCCCACCGGCCAACCGGTATCGCGGGCATTCCTGTTTCTGGAAGGCGACCGTGTCGACCGCGCCCGCCGATCGGCCCGCGGCCTTGCAGATGTTCTCCTACGACTACGCCATGGTGTCGGTGATCCCACGCCTGGGTAAGACGCCACCGACCGCCACCACGAACGACGTGACGGTGGATATCAACGGACGGCCCACCATCCTCCGACTCGAAGGGGGTGCGTGCACGGCCACCGTCGCCGGAAAGACCTGGCAGCCCTGGCCCGGCAAACAGGTGTACCAGGCGCGATACCCGCAGCCGGACAGCCTCGTCGAATCGGTGACGCTGGCGGTGATCCTGCCCGACGGCAGCACGGACGACACCTGCAATGCTGTCCGCGCCTTGGCGGCGCGAGCCTGGCCGCGGCTGAGCTGAGCTCAGGGCTGCCTGCCGCCGAATGCGGCCAGGCGGTCGTACAGTGACGCGTCCTCGCTCACGGTGACCGCCTGTGCGATGTGGAATCCGCCGGATTCGTCGCCCCGGATCTGCGGGACCATATTCTGCCGCGCCCAGTCCATCGCGAGCTCGCCGAGTTCCGGATCCAGATCGGTGGACTGACCGGTGGCCTTCGCGATATCCCAGGCATGGATCGCGAACTCCGTGGCCTGCTGCCCGATCGCCCAGGCCGCGGGCACCTCGCCACCGGGGAACCGGTGCACGCGGTCCACCGCGCCGGGGCTCTGCCACGCCGCGCGCAGCGACTCGGCGGCCTGGTCGAAGGCCGAAACCCAGTCTCCGGTCAGATGATCCCCGTCGCTCGGGCCGCGGCTTCCGGTGGCCGTCGACTCGGCGAACCGATACGTCTCGTCGACGACGTGGTTGACCAGATCGTGCACATTCCACGAGGCGCAGGGCGTCGGATCCGCGGCCTGCTCGGGTCGCACTCTCGCGACGAGCGTGCCGATCTGGTCGATAGCGCGGAACAGGTGGTCCAGGTTCATGGCATCCTCCGAAGGTCTACTCACCGGGTAGACGGCACCCGGCGACGAGACTCATCGGTCGGACCAGCAGCCTGCGACCGTCCCCGAGGCTCAGGGGTGTTCGGTGACGAGGGAGAGCTGGACCGCGCGGTCGGCGCCGTCGGACGGGTAAGGCGGTGGGGTGCCGCCGAATTCGGGGCAGAGGGCTTTGAAATCGCAGAACTGGCACATCCAGGAGCGGCTGGGTGGGAAGTCGCCGGTGACGGCGGCGGTGCTGATGGCCTCCCAGAGGGCGGAGACTATGCGCTCGAAGCGGCGCAACTCTTCGGCATCCGGTTCGTAGGTGAGAGTTTCGCCGCCGGTGAGGTAGAGCAGGCGTAGTTGCGCGGGCGGTGCGCCGAGCTTGTACATGAGGACCAGGGCATAGAACTTGAGCTGGAAGAGGGCTCGGGTTTCGTAGTCCGGGCCGGGGGCGCGGCCGGTTTTGTAGTCGATGACGTGCAGATCTCCGGCGGGGGAGCGGTCTATGCGGTCGACGAAGCCGCGCAGCGGGACGCCGTCGGGCAGCTCGGCCTCGATGAATTCCTCGCAGGACTGCGGGTCGAAGGCGGACGGGTCCTCGAGCCCGAAGTACACCTGCACCAGGCCGCGCGCCTCGGCGAAGAAGGCTTCCAGCTCATCGACGGCTATCAGGTCGGCCAATTCCGGGCGGGCGGCGCTGAGCCGCACCCACGCGGGGGCGATCAGCGTGGCGGCGCGGTCGAGATCTCGCTCACTGGCGGGCAGACCGAACAGATCCTCGAGCACCGCGTGCACGAGCGTGCCGCGCACCGCCATGCGCGAGGGCGGCTCCGGAATCCGATCGATGGCGCGCAACCGGTACTTCAACGGGCACTGCTTGAAATCGATTGCCCTGGAAGGAGACAACGCGAGTTTGCGCGGAGCGGTGCCCGCAGACTCTGGGGCAGTGAACGCGGGTACCGACATACCTGACAAGCTAAACGGTGGCACCGACAAGGTGCGCCCACGATTCAGCGGCAATCATGCGGCGAAGCAGACAACACAGGACGGAGTTCCATGACGGCCAGACGGACCGGCCCTTTCCAGATCGGTGACCGGGTACAGCTGACCGACGCCAAGGCGCGCAAGTTCACGGTGATCCTGGAGGCGGGCAAGGAGTTCCACACCCACGCCGGGCACATCGCGCACGACGATCTGATCGGCGCGGACGAGGGCTGTGTCGTGACCTCCGCCAAGGGCACTCCCTACCTGGCACTGCGCCCGCTGCTCACCGACTACGTGCTGTCCATGCCGCGCGGTGCGGCGGTCATCTACCCCAAGGACGCCGCCCAGATCGTGCACGAGGGCGATATCTTCCCCGGCGCGAAGGTCCTCGAGGCCGGCGCGGGCTCGGGCGCGCTCACCTGCTCGCTGCTGCGCGCGGTCGGCCCCGAGGGCAAGGTCATCTCCTGGGAGATCCGCGAGGACCACGCCGAACACGCGGTCAAGAATGTCGAGCGATTCTTCGGCGAACGCCCCGACAACTGGGAACTCACCCTCGGCGATGTCGCCGAATACTCCGGCGAGCAGGTCGACCGCGTCATTCTCGACATGCTCAAGCCGTGGGACACCCTCGACGCCGTCTCCAAGGCCCTGATCCCCGGCGGCGTCCTCATGGTCTACGTGGCCACCACCACCCAGATGTCCGAGGTCACCGAGCATCTGCGCCGCCAGGGCTGCTGGACCGAACCCCGCGCCTGGGAATCCATGGTCCGCGGCTGGCACGTCGTCGGCCTGGCCGTGCGTCCCGAACATCGCATGCAGGGCCACACGGCGTTCCTGGTGAGCGCCCGCCGCCTGGCCGACGGTGTCACCGCCCCCAAGCCGCAGCGCCGCCCCTCCAAGGGCTGAGCCTGCGGAAAGGCTTGTCACACAAGCGGACAGGTCCCCGCAAGGGGTCCTCTGAACGAGCGAACCCCCTCCGGAATCCGGAGGGGGTTCGTGCCTATCCGTCCAGCCTCAGCGAGGACCCGGCCCCGCGGCGGGATTACGGCTGGCAGGCGGCGCGGGCCATGCCGAGGATGCTGCACGCCCCGGCGTCGGAGAGCTTCCACTCGCCGCCGGCGTACTGGAAGGACATGGGCACGTCGGGCATGGTGCCGTGCGGGGAGGTGACGGCGACCTTGGCGGTGGCCTTGTCGTGCCCGTCGGCGGTGATATCGCCGACGGCGAACGTGACCGTGTAATTGGCCAGGCCCTTGTTCATGGTCTCGATGAGCGCCTTGCGCTTATCCCCGTCGACCACGAGTTTCGCCTTGTCGTCGGCGGACAGGGTGGGGTCGGCGAACTTGGTCAGCAGAGCCTGCAGCTGATCCTTGGTCGGCGCCGGCGCGGCGGAATGATCTTGTGAAGTGGTGGTCGCGGCGGCCGACGTGGTGGTAGAGCTGTTCTTGTCGTCGGAACCGCAGCCCGCGAGGGTGGCGGTAACGGCGAGCGCGGCGGCGACGGTAGCCACGGAAACACGAAGCGTCCGCGTGACGTTGCCCGATAGACGGGTACGACCTTCGGGAAGGAGCACAGCGGCACCCTTTCGGCTCGGCCGGCGATTAACTCGCCGGAAACAGGTTAGGGCAGGCTAACATGCCCGCGTGGCCTGCCTGCCGCAGCCTAGATGTGATCACGACGAAACCATGTCGGAAAGCGGGAACGGTTGGAGCCCGGTAGCGTTGATAGACCGGGACTGGGAGGAGCAGCATCATGAGCCCCATCGAACATTCGGATTCGGCAGCCTGGAGGGAACTCGAGGCGGTACGTGCCGAGGCGGCTGCACTCCGGAGGCAACTCGCCGACTCGCCGGATCGGTCAAGGGAATTGGAAGCGCGCATCGATTCGCTGACAATTCGCAACACCAAACTGATGGACACCTTGAAGGAAGCCCGCCAGCAACTGGTGGCGCTTCGTGAGGAAGTGGATCGCCTCGGCCAGCCACCTTCCGGCTACGGTGTGCTGATCGGGGTGTACGACGATCAGACGGTCGATGTGTTCACTTCCGGGCGCAAAATGCGGCTGACGTGTTCGCCGAATATCGACACCAGCACACTCACCTACGGTCAGACCGTGCGACTCAACGAGGCGCTGACCGTCGTGGAGGCCGGGCTGTTCGAGTCGATCGGCGAAATCGGCACGCTGCGTGAGATTCTCGACGACGGACGCCGCGCCCTGGTGGTCGGCCACGCCGACGAGGAGCGCGTGGTCTGGCTGGCCGGCCCGCTGGCCGAGCTCGTCGACGCCGACATCATGGACGATCCCGATCAGCCGATTCGCAAACTGCGCCCGGGTGATTCGCTGCTCGTCGACACCAAGGCCGGTTTCGCGTTCGAGCGCATCCCCAAGGCCGAGGTCGAGGATCTCGTGCTCGAAGAGGTGCCGGATGTCGACTACCACGACATCGGTGGCCTCTCGCGCCAGATCGAGCAGATCCGCGACGCGGTGGAACTGCCGTTCCTGCACAAGGATCTGTTCCGCGAGTACGCGCTGCGCCCGCCCAAGGGTGTGCTGCTCTACGGTCCTCCCGGTTGCGGTAAGACGTTGATCGCCAAGGCCGTTGCCAACTCCCTCGCCAAGAAGATCGCCGAGGCGCGCGGTGAGGATGCCAAGGAAGCCAAATCGTTCTTCCTGAACATCAAGGGCCCCGAGCTGCTGAACAAGTTCGTGGGTGAGACCGAGCGCCACATCCGGATCATCTTCCAGCGGGCTCGCGAGAAGGCGTCCGAGGGCACCCCCGTGATCGTGTTCTTCGACGAGATGGACTCGATCTTCCGCACCCGTGGTTCCGGCGTCTCCTCCGATGTGGAGACCACCGTTGTTCCGCAGCTGCTTTCGGAGATCGACGGCGTCGAGGGCCTGGAGAACGTCATCGTCATCGGCGCCTCCAACCGCGAGGACATGATCGACCCGGCCATCCTGCGGCCCGGCCGCTTGGACGTGAAGATCAAGATCGAGCGCCCGGATGCCGAAGCCGCACAGGACATCTTCTCGAAGTACCTGATCGAGACGCTGCCCCTGCACTCGGAGGATCTCGGCGAGTTCGACGGCGACCACGCCAAGTGCGTGCAGGCCATGATCGAGAAGGTCGTGGAGCGCATGTACGCCGAAAGCGAGGACAACCGCTTCCTGGAGGTCACCTACGCCAACGGTGACAAGGAAGTCCTGTACTTCAAGGACTTCAACTCCGGCGCCATGATCCAGAACATCGTGGACCGGGCCAAGAAGTACGCCATCAAGTCGGTGCTCGAAACCGGTAACCCCGGCCTGCGCATCCAGCATCTGTTCGATTCCATCGTGGACGAGTTCTCCGAGAACGAGGACCTGCCCAACACCACGAATCCCGATGACTGGGCCCGCATCTCCGGCAAGAAGGGCGAGCGGATCGTCTACATCCGCACCCTGGTCACCGGCAAGAACGCCTCGGCCAGCCGGGCGATCGACACCGAATCGAACACGGGCCAGTACCTGTAACAGACAACCGAACAACAACCGAATACCGCTGGAACCGCGCCTCTCCGGGGCGCGGTTCCCTGCTGTTGCGATACAAACCAGTCGGGTGTCGTAGGCTGTGTGCGGTGTAAAAGCGTGTCGGGGAGGGTGTTTCATGGAACTCGCCGAGGGCATGGTGTTCGCGGGCTACCGCATCGAACGGAAACTGGGAGCGGGGAGCTCAGGAACGGTCTACCTGGCCCAGCACCCCCGGCTGCCCCGCAAGGACGCGCTGAAAATCCTGTTCGAGGGGTCCGGGGTGGTCGCGGACCTGCCCGGAAAGTTCCTGCGGGACGCGGATCTGGCCGCCCGGCTGAATCATCCGAACCTGGTGGCGGTGCGGGACCGGGGTGTCGAGGGCGGACGCCTGTGGATCGCCATGCAGTACGTGCACGGTCCGGACCTGGCTGAGCTGATTCGCTGGGCGGGGGGTGGTCTCGACCCCGCCCGTGTGGTCGCGATCATCGCCGAGGCGGCGCAGGGTATCGATGAGATTCACAGCGCCGGGCTGCTGCATCGAGATGTGAAGCCGGCCAACATTCTGGTGGCGGCGGAGCCCGGCGCCACGGAACGGGTGTATATCACCGACTACGGAATAGGTGCGGCGCTGGCCGATTCGGTGCATGGCATCGCGCCGGCCGAGGCGGCGACTCCGGCATACGCGGCCCCGGAGCGGATCCGGGCGGAGACCATCGACCACCGCGCGGATGTGTACGCATTGGGCTGCACGCTGTTTCACGCCCTCACCGGCACCGCGCCTTTCCCGCGCGACAACACCGCCGCGATCATGTACGCGCACCTGCACGAGGCTCCGCCCCGGGTATCGGATCGGAAGCCAGGCGTGGCACCGGGGTTCGATTCGGTGGTCGCCAGGGCCATGGCCAAGGATCCGCGGGATCGATACGCGAGTTGCGGAGAGCTCGCCGCGGCGGCAGTGGCCGCGCTGACCGCGAGTGTGCCTGATTCCGCTGGTAGCGGACATGCCGGACCCGGAGCGGGACAACGAAATCGGCGGCGGTATCGGTTACCGATCGCACTGGGTGCGGCGGTGATTCTCCTTGCCTCGGTGATCGGTCTCGCGGTGGCCTTCGGCGCGGGAGAGTCCGGCCGCGGGGTCGAATCGCGCGTGGCCGTACCCGTCACCGGGACAACAGAAGCCCGGGAATGGGGTGAGGTGGGGTATATCGTCACGGCTTTTCCGGACGTGCTGCCGCCACTCCCGGGTGGCGCCGGTTATCAGGATGTGACGACCTGCTTCGCGGCGAAGCCGGGAGGGGAGCGAGTACTTCTGACCACGAAACTTCCGGTCGCGGAACTGAATTGCGTCGGAGATCTGAATCCCGTCTGGAATATGACGATCACCTGCAATGCCGATCGAACGCCGATCCTGCCTGACGAACTCCTGGCGGAGGTGGAAGGCCATGAGTCATGGCGCCGGGGCTCCGGCAGCGGAAACATCTTCTGGGGCAGGGGCGTCTTTCCGGAGATGAATGCCGCGACCAGTGGGAAGGCAGCCTCGATCCTCGACGTGTACTTCGACGACCCGTCCCGGAACTTCTGTCGCATGCGGGTTTTCGGGGATCTGGCCAGCGGCAGTGAGTTGCGCACCCGCTGGTGGCTGGGCGCACCGGTGTAGGGGGCACGAGATGACGAGAATATGGCGGCGTGCCCGTGCGCTGCTGGTGGTGAGTGTCGCAGTGGCGATAGTGACCGGCTGTGTGGTGCAGGGACATCCGACGGCGCAGTATCCGGATCCGGCCGCGCTGGAGCTCGGGTCCTACGGCGTGCGGCCGCTGGAAGCGCCCAGCGGCACCACTGAGTACGGCCGCGTCGTGGAATCCGTGCGCATGGCCGAGACCCTGATCGACCCGGTCGAGGTGGATT contains:
- a CDS encoding RecB family exonuclease translates to MSVPAFTAPESAGTAPRKLALSPSRAIDFKQCPLKYRLRAIDRIPEPPSRMAVRGTLVHAVLEDLFGLPASERDLDRAATLIAPAWVRLSAARPELADLIAVDELEAFFAEARGLVQVYFGLEDPSAFDPQSCEEFIEAELPDGVPLRGFVDRIDRSPAGDLHVIDYKTGRAPGPDYETRALFQLKFYALVLMYKLGAPPAQLRLLYLTGGETLTYEPDAEELRRFERIVSALWEAISTAAVTGDFPPSRSWMCQFCDFKALCPEFGGTPPPYPSDGADRAVQLSLVTEHP
- a CDS encoding TIGR03086 family metal-binding protein yields the protein MSRPSEDAMNLDHLFRAIDQIGTLVARVRPEQAADPTPCASWNVHDLVNHVVDETYRFAESTATGSRGPSDGDHLTGDWVSAFDQAAESLRAAWQSPGAVDRVHRFPGGEVPAAWAIGQQATEFAIHAWDIAKATGQSTDLDPELGELAMDWARQNMVPQIRGDESGGFHIAQAVTVSEDASLYDRLAAFGGRQP
- the hisG gene encoding ATP phosphoribosyltransferase, with the translated sequence MLRVAVPNKGSLSEAAVNILAEAGYRGRKDARDLSVLDPANQVEFFFLRPKDIAIYVGSGELDLGITGRDLALDSGAPVQERLSLGFGRSTFRYAAPAGPDWKVEDLYDKRIATSYPNLVLSDLQRRGIQAEVIRLDGAVEISIQLGVADAIADVVGSGRTLRQHNLVPFGESLCDSEGVLIEAKGADQKDKARNQLVARVQGVVFAQQYLMLDYDCPKSLLEEAIKITPGLESPTVSPLTDPEWVAIRALVPRKNGNELMDQLADLGAKAILATDIRSCRAF
- a CDS encoding phosphoribosyl-ATP diphosphatase, with amino-acid sequence MKSFEALFAELQDRAVNRPEGSGTVAALEAGVHAQGKKVLEEAGEVWLAAEHESDESLAEEISQLLYWVQVLMVGRGLRLEDVYRHL
- a CDS encoding serine/threonine-protein kinase, with translation MELAEGMVFAGYRIERKLGAGSSGTVYLAQHPRLPRKDALKILFEGSGVVADLPGKFLRDADLAARLNHPNLVAVRDRGVEGGRLWIAMQYVHGPDLAELIRWAGGGLDPARVVAIIAEAAQGIDEIHSAGLLHRDVKPANILVAAEPGATERVYITDYGIGAALADSVHGIAPAEAATPAYAAPERIRAETIDHRADVYALGCTLFHALTGTAPFPRDNTAAIMYAHLHEAPPRVSDRKPGVAPGFDSVVARAMAKDPRDRYASCGELAAAAVAALTASVPDSAGSGHAGPGAGQRNRRRYRLPIALGAAVILLASVIGLAVAFGAGESGRGVESRVAVPVTGTTEAREWGEVGYIVTAFPDVLPPLPGGAGYQDVTTCFAAKPGGERVLLTTKLPVAELNCVGDLNPVWNMTITCNADRTPILPDELLAEVEGHESWRRGSGSGNIFWGRGVFPEMNAATSGKAASILDVYFDDPSRNFCRMRVFGDLASGSELRTRWWLGAPV
- the arc gene encoding proteasome ATPase, whose amino-acid sequence is MSPIEHSDSAAWRELEAVRAEAAALRRQLADSPDRSRELEARIDSLTIRNTKLMDTLKEARQQLVALREEVDRLGQPPSGYGVLIGVYDDQTVDVFTSGRKMRLTCSPNIDTSTLTYGQTVRLNEALTVVEAGLFESIGEIGTLREILDDGRRALVVGHADEERVVWLAGPLAELVDADIMDDPDQPIRKLRPGDSLLVDTKAGFAFERIPKAEVEDLVLEEVPDVDYHDIGGLSRQIEQIRDAVELPFLHKDLFREYALRPPKGVLLYGPPGCGKTLIAKAVANSLAKKIAEARGEDAKEAKSFFLNIKGPELLNKFVGETERHIRIIFQRAREKASEGTPVIVFFDEMDSIFRTRGSGVSSDVETTVVPQLLSEIDGVEGLENVIVIGASNREDMIDPAILRPGRLDVKIKIERPDAEAAQDIFSKYLIETLPLHSEDLGEFDGDHAKCVQAMIEKVVERMYAESEDNRFLEVTYANGDKEVLYFKDFNSGAMIQNIVDRAKKYAIKSVLETGNPGLRIQHLFDSIVDEFSENEDLPNTTNPDDWARISGKKGERIVYIRTLVTGKNASASRAIDTESNTGQYL
- a CDS encoding tRNA (adenine-N1)-methyltransferase, with the translated sequence MTARRTGPFQIGDRVQLTDAKARKFTVILEAGKEFHTHAGHIAHDDLIGADEGCVVTSAKGTPYLALRPLLTDYVLSMPRGAAVIYPKDAAQIVHEGDIFPGAKVLEAGAGSGALTCSLLRAVGPEGKVISWEIREDHAEHAVKNVERFFGERPDNWELTLGDVAEYSGEQVDRVILDMLKPWDTLDAVSKALIPGGVLMVYVATTTQMSEVTEHLRRQGCWTEPRAWESMVRGWHVVGLAVRPEHRMQGHTAFLVSARRLADGVTAPKPQRRPSKG